The following are from one region of the Brienomyrus brachyistius isolate T26 chromosome 13, BBRACH_0.4, whole genome shotgun sequence genome:
- the LOC125706228 gene encoding uncharacterized protein LOC125706228, with product MEAGSVPEKDGADAYLTLSALRLLVPPLRLLSATMWQVARRSNVMHYGKLEEFVSLVTETVPELLSYRRRAQLILGLRAELILELFRGQHPPDLQTIQPHLDRIRPPTTLSMCTDSAHAEVEESGASFWELVQTLLKDPAERERFFQEVFPVEYGPKYDMALQILVWELLSRLEQLLPVPDLEQTVSWLSTAPSVLEECVQSISQPQQLKTMLQHYKCYGHLEANATIPTMDDCVLTFPPLVRVMFAALWDTSGTQV from the coding sequence ATGGAAGCGGGAAGTGTCCCGGAGAAAGACGGCGCAGATGCCTATCTCACTCTTTCTGCTCTTCGACTCCTGGTTCCACCCTTACGGCTGCTTTCTGCCACCATGTGGCAAGTAGCTCGGCGAAGTAACgtgatgcattatgggaagcTGGAGGAGTTTGTCTCCTTGGTTACGGAGACTGTCCCAGAGCTGCTGAGCTACAGACGAAGAGCACAACTCATTCTTGGTTTGCGAGCAGAGCTGATTCTGGAGCTGTTCCGTGGCCAGCACCCGCCAGACCTCCAGACCATCCAGCCCCACCTGGACAGGATCCGGCCCCCAACCACACTTTCTATGTGTACAGATAGCGCTCATGCGGAGGTGGAGGAGTCCGGAGCTAGTTTCTGGGAGCTGGTTCAGACGCTTCTGAAAGACCCTGCAGAGAGAGAGCGTTTCTTCCAGGAGGTGTTCCCAGTGGAGTATGGACCCAAGTATGACATGGCCCTGCAAATCCTGGTGTGGGAGCTCCTCTCCAGGCTGGAGCAGCTCCTCCCAGTACCAGACCTCGAACAGACTGTTTCCTGGCTCAGCACTGCCCCCTCAGTCTTGGAGGAATGTGTGCAATCCATATCTCAGCCACAGCAACTGAAGACCATGCTCCAGCACTACAAATGTTATGGACACTTGGAGGCAAATGCGACCATCCCCACCATGGATGACTGTGTGCTCACCTTTCCGCCCTTAGTCAGAGTGATGTTCGCCGCTCTCTgggacacctctgggacccaggtttga